In Blastocatellia bacterium, the following are encoded in one genomic region:
- a CDS encoding (2Fe-2S)-binding protein translates to MRIELTINHQTKSFEIRPNLLLMELLRQQRCYSVKHGCETGDCGACAALVNGKLVNTCIMLAAQADGADIITLEAIGAPERLDPLQAAFVDTGAIQCGYCTPAMILAAKELLDRNSHPTEADVRDALAGVLCRCTGYVKPVEAVLRAAQQR, encoded by the coding sequence ATGCGAATCGAGTTGACCATCAATCATCAAACAAAGTCCTTCGAGATTCGGCCAAACCTGCTGCTGATGGAGCTACTCCGACAGCAACGGTGCTACAGCGTCAAGCATGGTTGCGAGACGGGCGATTGTGGCGCATGCGCGGCGCTGGTCAATGGCAAATTGGTCAACACCTGCATCATGCTGGCAGCGCAAGCTGATGGCGCTGACATCATCACGCTGGAAGCCATCGGCGCGCCGGAGCGCTTAGATCCGCTGCAAGCAGCCTTCGTTGACACAGGCGCGATTCAATGCGGCTATTGCACGCCGGCGATGATCCTCGCGGCCAAGGAACTGCTGGATAGAAATTCGCATCCGACTGAAGCGGACGTGCGCGATGCGCTGGCCGGCGTTCTCTGTCGGTGCACCGGCTACGTCAAGCCGGTGGAAGCTGTGTTGCGCGCGGCCCAACAACGCTGA
- a CDS encoding FAD binding domain-containing protein, with the protein MLRACLIMLANLQRYHRPSTLSEAITALKQTPDTTAVLAGGTHLIETGSDSITDLVDITHLGLDFIRRDASQICIGATTSLQQIIDSSVIQQVADGILATACRMTTVSRMRRNVSTIGGEVVAAAPSSGVTVALLALGARLCVVGDFEQTVSLDTFYEEAPQPLRGAIITEVVIPSPPPQTRAAFLSLGAIASSLPIIHVGAMVALQPIGCQIARLAVGAATRKPMRLASAEALLIGHKLDEATINEAAAAAAASIDPIDDVRASATYRRQMCRVLVRRALEQLRQ; encoded by the coding sequence ATGCTTCGCGCTTGCCTCATTATGCTAGCCAATCTTCAACGCTATCATCGGCCCAGCACGTTGAGTGAAGCGATAACGGCTCTGAAGCAAACTCCTGATACAACGGCGGTGCTGGCCGGAGGCACGCACCTGATCGAAACCGGCTCAGACAGCATCACCGACCTCGTTGACATCACGCATCTGGGGCTCGATTTCATCCGTCGTGACGCCAGCCAAATCTGCATTGGCGCTACGACGTCGCTCCAACAGATCATTGATTCCAGCGTGATTCAACAAGTGGCTGACGGTATTCTGGCCACGGCGTGCCGTATGACAACAGTGTCTCGCATGCGACGTAACGTCTCTACGATTGGCGGCGAAGTCGTGGCGGCTGCGCCCTCATCAGGCGTGACGGTGGCGCTGCTGGCGTTGGGCGCGCGCTTATGCGTAGTGGGTGACTTCGAGCAAACGGTTTCGTTAGACACATTCTACGAAGAAGCGCCACAGCCGTTGCGTGGAGCGATCATCACAGAGGTGGTCATTCCAAGTCCGCCTCCACAGACGCGCGCTGCTTTCCTGTCGCTCGGAGCCATTGCATCGAGCTTGCCGATCATCCACGTTGGCGCAATGGTGGCGCTCCAACCCATTGGCTGTCAAATAGCGCGTCTGGCCGTCGGCGCAGCGACGCGCAAGCCCATGCGCCTCGCGTCGGCCGAGGCGCTCTTGATCGGGCATAAACTCGATGAGGCAACGATTAACGAGGCAGCAGCCGCAGCCGCCGCGAGCATTGATCCAATTGACGATGTGCGCGCCAGCGCCACATATCGTCGCCAGATGTGCCGCGTGCTGGTTCGTCGCGCTCTCGAACAACTCAGGCAATGA
- a CDS encoding glycosidase, whose protein sequence is MNYQNNHHEVLFHRHPNNPILTAADWPYPANSVFNAGATRLEDGTTLLLCRVEDRRGHSHLCAARSANGIDGWQIDPQPTLMPDPERYPEELWGIEDPRITYVPELGQYAIAYTSYSRGGPGVSLALTRDFRTFERHGVIMPPEDKDAALLPRRIGQYWALIHRPVTALGAHIWISYSPDLYHWGSHKLILEARRGGWWDANKIGLSPPPIETPEGWLVLYHGVRQTASGSLYRLGLALFDLETPERCLRRSDTWIFGPEAPYERFGDVNNVVFPCGYTLGPDGDTINLYYGGADTYIALATSSIRALLDWLRRNGRPPERSL, encoded by the coding sequence ATGAACTATCAGAATAACCATCACGAAGTTCTCTTTCACCGACATCCAAACAATCCCATCCTGACTGCCGCCGATTGGCCCTACCCGGCTAACAGCGTGTTTAACGCCGGCGCCACGCGACTGGAAGACGGCACGACTCTACTATTGTGTCGTGTCGAAGACCGGCGAGGCCACTCCCACCTGTGCGCAGCGCGCTCGGCCAACGGCATTGATGGTTGGCAGATTGATCCCCAACCCACGTTGATGCCCGACCCAGAGCGCTATCCAGAGGAGCTCTGGGGCATTGAAGACCCGCGCATCACCTATGTTCCCGAACTCGGCCAGTACGCCATTGCCTATACGTCTTACTCGCGTGGCGGCCCCGGCGTCTCATTGGCGCTGACACGCGACTTTCGCACATTCGAGCGCCACGGCGTCATCATGCCGCCAGAAGATAAGGACGCTGCGCTGTTGCCACGACGTATTGGCCAGTATTGGGCATTGATTCATCGGCCGGTGACCGCCCTGGGCGCTCATATCTGGATCTCCTATTCGCCCGATTTATATCACTGGGGAAGTCACAAACTGATCCTGGAAGCGCGACGCGGGGGTTGGTGGGATGCTAACAAAATTGGGTTATCGCCCCCGCCGATTGAGACGCCCGAAGGCTGGCTCGTGCTTTATCACGGCGTGCGACAAACAGCCTCAGGGAGCCTCTACCGACTGGGGCTGGCCTTGTTTGATCTGGAGACACCAGAACGGTGTTTGCGCCGGAGTGACACGTGGATTTTCGGGCCTGAGGCCCCTTATGAACGCTTTGGCGATGTCAACAATGTGGTGTTCCCCTGTGGCTACACACTCGGGCCGGATGGCGACACCATCAACCTCTACTATGGCGGCGCCGATACCTACATTGCTCTGGCTACAAGTAGCATTCGCGCGCTGCTTGATTGGCTACGACGAAACGGACGACCGCCAGAACGCAGCCTATGA